Genomic DNA from Equus asinus isolate D_3611 breed Donkey chromosome 10, EquAss-T2T_v2, whole genome shotgun sequence:
TTTCATCTATGTCTAAGTTTTCAGAGGGcagatttttcacctccttggttaaatttattccccaGTATTTTTTTGATACTATCGTAAATGggatcatttttttttcagataattcattgttagcatatagaaatgccactgaattttgtatattaaattgtattctgcaactttactggattTGTTGATTAGGGCTAACCATTTTTTgttggaatctttaggattttccacatataaaattgtgtcatcttcaaatagagacaatttcactttttttctttcaaatctgattctttttattttttcttttattgtctgaTAGGCTCTGGCCTATCCAgtacttccagtactgtgttgaataggagcggaaagagtgggcacccttgtcttttttcCAGACATTAGAGGAAAACCTTTAACCTTTCTCCACTGAGTATGATCTCACCTGtgggttgtcatatatggcctttattatgttgagatacggTCTTTCCATGTGTactttgtcaaatgtttttatcatgaacggatGTTGAATTTCCtccaatgctttttctgcatgtattgatatgatcatatgattgttttccctttcattttattgatataaGGTCTCACACCGATTAACTTGCGTATATTaagccatccttgcatcccagggataaaccccacttgatcatggtgagtGATCCTTATAATGTGGTGCTGAAcacagtttgctagtattttgttgagaatttttccatGTAAATTCATCCACAccagttttgatttttatttcattggcatgtctatattatttatatttaattattaatagaGTTAGATGTAAATTTACTGTTTCAGTAGattttttctattcctttgtttatagttccttttctcctctttttctgccttttctcttctttttctgtttttatattatctgagaaagttttttcattcaatttattCCCATTACcagtttatctttttatattttcagttgttgccATAGAGTTTGCATTATATATCTGCAGCTTATCAGAATCTACCATGGAATCACACTTTATTACTTTTCATGTAGTATAAGAATATTCCAACAATGTTATCATTGTCATgcagtttgattttatttaagATGGTTGTTAAATTTATGCGTAAAGTTAACTGAACTAGGAACGttcagatagctggtaaaacattatctCTGAgtatgtctgtgaaggtgtttctggaagagattagcatttgaatctcTAAACTGAGTAAAGAAGTTCATTCTCACCAATGTAGGTGAATGATATGTAATCTATTGAGGGTATGAGTAGAAAAAAAGGCAGAGTAAGGGCAAGTTTGTTCTCCACATGCACTGGATAtcctttttctcttatctttGGACATTGGTGCTTCTAGTTCTTGAACCTTCAGGTTCAGACTGGAACTTGACACTATTTGCTTCCCTGATTCTTGTGCCTTTGGATTTGGACGAGAACAATACCACCTGTTTTCTGGGCCTCCAGCTAGCAGACAGCAGATCTTGGGACTgacataatcacatgagccaatttgGCATAATAAACTGCTTCCtagatattaatatatatattctgttgGTTCTGATTTTCTGAAGAACTGTGACTACTACACTTATATCATAAACTTTGTAAAACATTCTTATTTCTGCTTTAGGCAATCAATTATATAtttgaatgattaaaaaaagagaaaaaatgttgaCTTTGTAAATTAACctttattttgcccattttaggAGATTTTGGTTCTTTATGTAGAACACGATGACAATGGTTCTAGGAGTCACCCAAGTAGGAAGTCTGAGCCATCTCCTGGATGATTGCTAGAGTGTTAAGTATGTGTCCAAGAGAGTGCTTCCAAGTCGGTAAACTCTCCCTTACCTGCCGTGCTTGGGCTTCATTGACTAAACACCCTCCAGGTCCCATCCCAGTATGCTGTGCGAGCTCCTACTGGAAAGTGCAGGTGAGAAATTATAGTGCTTTGgggaatatttctttttctcttttatcagaCCCGACACCTCTCTGCCTCGGCTGTATGGTGACTTAATTCCATTTATTGGCATAATGACCGGGGGAAAAATGGGTGTTTATCATGAAGAAGCACGTGTTGACTTGTAGGATAGAAGCTTCTGCGTAGCCCCTGAGTGAGGGAGAATCGCTAGGTATTACAGGGGAGATGGGCAACTTTATTACCTTCAGAGGGTTCCAAGAAACGTAGGAATCCAGGAACTCAGGGACGTCAATCCAGAGGTCTCCATCCCAGGGGTCAGGGTCCTACCCTGTCCCAGCCAGGCCTCAGCACGCAGTCCTCCTTGGGTGGTGATTCAGCCTCTTTGGAGTCTCCACCACTGGCTCTCACCATTAGGCCCTTGGCCTTGGCCTGAGCTTTCTCTGCACTCCTGCTGCAGAGAAGCCGTTGCCACTGAGCCCCTCCTACTTTTGGGTTTAGCTTTCAGGTGACAGTTACTTGTGAAATATGCCCATATTAGCAAAACATAAGGtctgaatacagaaaataaaacaaactgcattctgttttgaaataaatgacaatttttaaaaaaaacctctcaagtGTTCCATTTGGCTCTTGGAAAATAAATTACTCAACTACTCctaattcaaagaaaaataaggaaaaaaatcagaaatattgaTAAGGAAAGTGTGAGAGAGTAAATGGTGTAGGATGCCACTGAGATGGCAACACTGAAAAATCCAAATACCAATCAGAAAGAATACCAAAGTAGACCAATGGAAAGACGAGGaagaatttaaaatggaaaaataaaccagaaattctaaaagaaatcaaatgtttAAATGACACATGCTGTCTCTGTTTCATAGACATCTCTAAAGTGAATTAAATAAACTGTTTTTGACAGTATGCTATCTAAAATATCACTCATTGagggaatatttattgagcaatacTACGTGTCAGACACAGTTCCAGACTCTGGAAAATACATTAGAGAATAAATTagatataaattaaaatgcatattatgTAAACTAATGATAAACATAATGGGAAAATTTAAGGAAGATGGAATATGAGGAGATGCAATGGAGGTAAATTGCTATTATACAAGGTCGTCAATGAGATCCTCACTAACAAGAGACATTTAAAGGAAAGAATCATGTGAATAGCAGTGTGGAGATTCTCTCAAACAGGTGAAAGGAAATGCAGAGAAATTGTGAGGGGACTTTATTGTGGTAAGAGGTGTTCTGTATGTGTAATCCTGAGGTGTTATTTAAACCTAATAACCCCACTTTAGGGAAATATCCTAAGTTTGCACTGTATGTACTAGAACTGCCCTGCTGTTATTACATGAGGTTTTActaaatatagtaataataataatgacagtggggaaagaaaggaagaaaaaaacactacCACTTATAATAAACTTTGAAGAAGATATGTCTTGCACTGCAAATAAggccccttggaaacaaggctaAAAATGTGCATCATAAAGACTCTCTTCTGTAACGTTGTTCTCCGGCCTGGACAATGAGGAAAGTGGCATAATCAAAGGCATTAAAAACTGGTAGGGGACAATGAGAAGAGGTGGCATCATCAAGGGCATCACAAACTGATAGGGCAAAACGAGGACAGGTGGCATCATCAAGGGCATCACAAACTGGTAGGGGACAATGAGGAGAGGTGGCATCATCAAGGGCATCACAAATTGgcaggggtaaaaaaaaaaaaaaaagagcttcagCTGAGTCAGGTTCAGCCCTGTAAGGAAACTCATAAAGATGCCTGGAACTGAGCTGTGAGAAGAGCCCAATCTCTTGGTCCGGCCAGTACCTATTCTCTGAATTGTGCTTGTGTTTTGTCATTCTGGAGTTTAAGTATACTCTTGATAAATGCTAAGGGCTAGTCTCTGTATTCTATGAGGAAATATAGAATGGGTTTAATGTCCATGCTCTGGATGAAATAATGAAAcaataaaagggggaaaaatgcaCCCGCACAAACAACAGGATAATGGGATCAGGCATTTGAACACATTCTCTGTGGTCCTTGACCCACAGGCTGGGATTAGATTGCCTCCAAAGCACCAGTCTGAGGATGGAGCAGAGTGCTTCGAACTGGAGTCAGATGCCAGTGACTCTTTGGAAACTGGTATCAGAATAGGTAAGCTGTGGTTTTGATATTGATTAGGTGGTATTTGCTCAAGTTAGTCAGACATAATTATAAAGTTATTTATGATTGAAACTATGGGAGCCTATCTAATTTGAGTGATATGGAGATGAAAGATAATAATTACAATTTAATGTAAAGTTTAGAAACATATAtgcctgtgtttgtgtgtgtaaataAACCAATATTTGtgtgttgaaatcttaacccccagTACTTTGGAAAAttactgtgtttggagatagagtctttgaGGGCGTAATTATCTTAAAATTAGGTGTTTAGGGTAGACTTTAATCCAGTAAGATTGTTTACTTTATAAAAGGAGGAGATCAAAatataaacagagagaaaagatcatgtgaagacagaagatgaccatctgcaagccagggagacaGAGGCTACAGGAGAAATCAACCCCATCAGCACCTTGCTCTAAAAGCCTAGAACCCAGaacagtgaaaaaacaaatttatgcTGTTTCAGCAATCTAGTCTTTGgtactctgttatggcagccccagaaaaataatagaacaaGTACTagcatatttatgtatgtatttgtctatatacgtgtgtgtatatgtgaagcAGATGGATGATAGTGTTcttcacattaaaaaagaatgggTACTGGCTTGACTatgatctttatttaaaaatttctgagaagaacagaaaagtagtaaaaaaaaTACTTGTATCATAACTTTTTGATATGGAGACAATGGACAGTAATCTTCATTGGTTTCAATGTAACGGTTAGTGTGAAGAGTATACTTTATTGAGAAACCAATTTTTCCCAAAAGCCCTTTTCGTTGCCTCTTTTACATCTTTGTTCCTTAAACTGTAGATGATGGGATTCAGCATGGGAATGGCAATGGTGTAAAACACAGACACTATCATGTCCTGGTCCAAAGAGTAACTGGAACTTGTTCTCACATATATGCAGAAGACTGTTCCATAGTAAATGGACACTCCAATTAAGTGAGAGCCACATGTAGAAAAGATTTTTCGTCTCCCTTCAGCAGAATGCATCCTCAGAATGGCCAAGAGAATGAAACCATAGGAAACCAGGACAATCATGATAGTGACCATCTCAATAATGCTCGTAAAGTAGGAGACTAGAAGCTGGTTTGTGTGAgtgtcagaacaagaaatagCGAGGACTGGAGGGATGTCACAAAAGAAATATCTAATTTCATTGGATGCACAGTAAGTTAGGCTAAATGTGGCCCCTGTGTGCACTGAAGCATTCAAAATGCCACAAAGATAGGAAGCAATGATGAGTGGCACGTAGACTCTGGGTGACATGCTAACTGAATACAACAGAGGGTTGTAGATTGCTACATAGCGATCATATGCCATTGCAGCCAAGAGAAAACATTCAGTGGTCCCAAAAGTAACATCAAAAAACATCTGTGCTGCACATTCAAGGAACGAAATAGTTTTGTTCTCTGACAGGAAATTGATCAACATTTTTGGGGTGACAACTGAAGAATAGCAGGCATCCAAGAATGATAACACACTCAGAAAATAGTACATAGGGTTGTGCAGCTGGGAATCCCTAATGACCAATATAATCAATCCCAGATTTCCTATGAGAGTGAAAAGATAGATTGCTAGAAatagcaaaaacaggaagacttgcacatcaaaatcacctgtgAAGCCCGTCAATATAAACGTGGTAACTTCAGTCATATTCTTCACCTGGATCATGCATAAATCTATGTCTGATGGGAACCCTGGcatttcagttttcatttataggttctaaatgcaatattttttaaaacaaaacccaCTCAATatagtctcattttttttttctgagatggTGTATTGAAATCCTTAGCAGTGAAGAAACAGGCAGTGATGCAGAAGTTGAGTCCAAGTGAATGCATTACCCtgtataaataaattaaagaaattatttcattcaGTTGTTAACTAAATTTGTCATGTTGAAAAAGccaatttaggggccagccctattGCCAAGTGGCTCAGTTTGCAgtctccgcttcagcggcccagggttttgctggttcagatcctgggttcacacatggcacagctcatcaagccatgctgaggcagtgtcccacaaagcagagccagaaggacctgcaactagaatatacaactacgtcctgggggcttcagggagaagaagcaaaaaaaaagaagattgacaacagatgttagttcaggtgccaatctttaaaaaaaaaaagccaattacctggt
This window encodes:
- the LOC106846131 gene encoding olfactory receptor 5T1-like; this translates as MPGFPSDIDLCMIQVKNMTEVTTFILTGFTGDFDVQVFLFLLFLAIYLFTLIGNLGLIILVIRDSQLHNPMYYFLSVLSFLDACYSSVVTPKMLINFLSENKTISFLECAAQMFFDVTFGTTECFLLAAMAYDRYVAIYNPLLYSVSMSPRVYVPLIIASYLCGILNASVHTGATFSLTYCASNEIRYFFCDIPPVLAISCSDTHTNQLLVSYFTSIIEMVTIMIVLVSYGFILLAILRMHSAEGRRKIFSTCGSHLIGVSIYYGTVFCIYVRTSSSYSLDQDMIVSVFYTIAIPMLNPIIYSLRNKDVKEATKRAFGKNWFLNKVYSSH